One genomic window of Mercenaria mercenaria strain notata chromosome 2, MADL_Memer_1, whole genome shotgun sequence includes the following:
- the LOC123563888 gene encoding uncharacterized protein LOC123563888: protein MVQLFYYETRGKCCRKFFSHEGVPTKIHLFPYEGWAQPALSSYWLLKTYWWSRSRVKISEVAGSQKHEVKGKVHYVKNGSVVISGKIKDNTNADFRMHLTSNVSNADFQLGYCITGTLERGDKKCEKGMTLTHYAMIKRRGY from the exons ATGGTTCAACTGTTTTACTACGAGACAAGAGGCAAATGCTGCCGAAAGTTCTTCAGCCATGAAGGTGTTCcgacaaaaatacatttatttccatATGAAG GATGGGCACAGCCAGCTCTCTCGTCATATTGGTTGCTGAAGACGTATTGGTGGAGCAGGTCACGTGTAAAAATATCAGAGGTCGCAGGGTCACAAAAGCACGAGGTCAAAGGAAAGGTGCATTATGTGAAGAATGGCTCTGTCGTGATTTCGGGCAAAATCAAGGATAACACAAACGCGGATTTTAGAATGCATTTAACATCGAATGTGAGTAATGCAGATTTTCAGCTTGGATACTGCATTACAGGAACACTTGAAAGGGGAGACAAAAAGTGCGAGAAAGGAATGACTTTAACACATTACGCTATGATTAAAAGAAGAGGTTATTGa